In the genome of Streptomyces sp. NBC_00190, one region contains:
- a CDS encoding M14 family metallopeptidase, with the protein MRHRARSILAASALVFGTTLAVLPGAAQAQPGSMATSDAASDADVRVYDADITREQVPLVLAAGQDAHELGKQVPQTGTARVELFLTGAQAGELTAQGVKLTEHKVPAEGLARAKAAGDGVFRPYSGKGGLQEEILRTAQQNPALTKVVSIGKTVQGKDILALKVSKNARKTKDGDKPSVLYMSNQHAREWITPEMTRRLMHHTLDNYGKDPRITSLVDSTELWFLLSANPDGYDYTHAPGGERLWRKNLRDNNGDGKITTGDGVDLNRNFAFKWGYDNEGSSPSQASETYRGPKASSEPETAALDAFEKRIGFEYAVNYHSAAELLLYGVGWQVATPTPDDIAYKALAGTPENPAVPGYYPQVSSELYTTNGEADGHASNVNGVMMFTPEMTTCQTASASDPNDQWKPEDCASGFNFPDDEKLIQAEFAKNVSFALSVGESAAHPDRPASSVGLKAADFTLDPFTTSYVARGEDQTVAVTARKALKDKELNFRINGGRTHDEDLKAWKGGDVYGGDDNNWFDEYRAKVDGARPGDKVEVWFTGRDRSSGKTVSSEHFTYTVAERPRADVLVIAEEGAKAQHAQAYVDALRANGRSAAVWDVATQGVPHHLGVLSHFGTAVHYTGAKTPGGDTQLAVRDFLNEGGKLIEAGELAGGNAQVGRAVTNDFSQYWLGAYGRTSTPGATGFTGGGLLNGAKGGLGDAAGNPLNAPGSYTVTSETLAPAQFPQFKSAQAGQFTSIVNPYAPYAGTSMASALHEDDDWKRLVRTVDLTKVTAADKPQLALALSWNTEEAYDHAVLEAHTVGGDDWTTLPDAGGLSSTAVPEECGAGFFVNGHPFLRHYLTLDGGSCTSKGTSGAWNSFTGSSGGWKQLSFDLSAYAGKTVEVSLSYITDGGSGGRGVFADEARLKVGGADQAVEGFETSLGAWTAQGAPVGSPEVPGDWTRTGELYKSYAAVTTRDTVLLGFGLEHLPAPADRALLVGKALRALNR; encoded by the coding sequence ATGAGGCACCGCGCGAGATCGATCCTCGCCGCAAGCGCACTCGTCTTCGGAACCACACTTGCCGTACTGCCCGGCGCGGCGCAGGCCCAGCCGGGTTCCATGGCCACATCCGATGCCGCATCCGATGCCGACGTGCGGGTCTACGACGCCGACATCACCCGGGAGCAGGTCCCGCTCGTCCTCGCGGCCGGCCAGGACGCCCACGAGCTCGGCAAGCAGGTCCCGCAGACCGGCACCGCCCGCGTCGAGCTCTTCCTCACCGGCGCCCAGGCCGGGGAGCTGACCGCCCAGGGCGTCAAGCTCACCGAGCACAAGGTCCCGGCCGAGGGCCTGGCCCGAGCCAAGGCCGCCGGGGACGGCGTGTTCCGCCCGTACAGCGGCAAGGGCGGCCTCCAGGAGGAGATCCTGCGGACCGCCCAGCAGAACCCGGCGCTCACCAAGGTCGTCTCCATCGGCAAGACCGTCCAGGGCAAGGACATCCTCGCCCTCAAGGTCAGCAAGAACGCCAGGAAGACCAAGGACGGCGACAAGCCGTCCGTGCTCTACATGTCCAACCAGCACGCCCGTGAGTGGATCACCCCCGAGATGACCCGGCGGCTGATGCACCACACCCTCGACAACTACGGCAAGGACCCGCGCATCACCAGCCTCGTGGACTCCACGGAGCTGTGGTTCCTGCTCTCGGCCAACCCCGACGGGTACGACTACACGCACGCGCCCGGCGGCGAGCGGCTGTGGCGCAAGAACCTGCGCGACAACAACGGCGACGGCAAGATCACCACCGGCGACGGGGTCGACCTCAACCGGAACTTCGCCTTCAAGTGGGGTTACGACAACGAGGGTTCCTCGCCCAGCCAGGCGAGCGAGACCTACCGTGGCCCCAAGGCGTCCTCCGAGCCCGAGACCGCCGCCCTCGACGCCTTCGAGAAGCGCATCGGCTTCGAGTACGCCGTCAACTACCACTCCGCCGCCGAGCTGCTGCTCTACGGCGTGGGCTGGCAGGTGGCCACCCCCACCCCCGACGACATCGCCTACAAGGCGCTCGCCGGCACCCCGGAGAACCCCGCCGTCCCCGGCTACTACCCCCAGGTCTCCTCCGAGCTCTACACCACCAACGGCGAGGCCGACGGCCACGCCTCCAACGTCAACGGCGTCATGATGTTCACGCCGGAGATGACCACCTGCCAGACGGCCTCCGCGAGCGACCCGAACGACCAGTGGAAGCCCGAGGACTGCGCCTCCGGCTTCAACTTCCCGGACGACGAGAAGCTCATCCAGGCGGAGTTCGCCAAGAACGTCTCCTTCGCCCTCTCGGTCGGCGAGAGCGCCGCGCACCCGGACCGGCCGGCGTCCTCCGTGGGCCTGAAGGCCGCCGACTTCACGCTCGACCCCTTCACCACCTCCTACGTCGCCCGCGGCGAGGACCAGACGGTCGCCGTCACGGCCCGCAAGGCGCTGAAGGACAAGGAGCTCAACTTCAGGATCAACGGCGGCCGCACGCACGACGAGGACCTCAAGGCCTGGAAGGGCGGCGACGTCTACGGCGGCGACGACAACAACTGGTTCGACGAGTACCGGGCCAAGGTGGACGGCGCCAGGCCCGGCGACAAGGTCGAGGTCTGGTTCACCGGCCGCGACCGCTCCTCCGGCAAGACGGTCTCCAGCGAGCACTTCACGTACACGGTGGCCGAGCGGCCGCGCGCGGACGTGCTGGTGATCGCGGAGGAGGGCGCCAAGGCCCAGCACGCCCAGGCCTACGTCGACGCCCTGCGGGCCAACGGCAGGTCCGCCGCGGTCTGGGACGTCGCCACCCAGGGCGTCCCGCACCACCTCGGCGTGCTGTCCCACTTCGGTACGGCCGTCCACTACACCGGCGCCAAGACGCCCGGCGGCGACACCCAGCTGGCGGTGCGCGACTTCCTGAACGAGGGCGGCAAGCTGATCGAGGCCGGTGAGCTGGCGGGCGGCAACGCCCAGGTCGGCCGCGCCGTGACCAACGACTTCAGCCAGTACTGGCTCGGCGCGTACGGCCGTACCAGCACCCCCGGTGCCACCGGCTTCACCGGCGGAGGGCTGCTGAACGGCGCGAAGGGCGGCCTCGGCGACGCCGCGGGCAACCCGCTGAACGCCCCCGGCTCCTACACCGTGACCTCCGAGACCCTGGCTCCTGCGCAGTTCCCGCAGTTCAAGAGCGCGCAGGCGGGCCAGTTCACCAGCATCGTGAACCCGTACGCCCCCTACGCGGGCACCTCGATGGCCTCGGCCCTCCACGAGGACGACGACTGGAAGCGGCTGGTCCGCACGGTCGACCTGACCAAGGTCACCGCCGCCGACAAGCCGCAGCTGGCGCTCGCGCTGAGCTGGAACACCGAGGAGGCCTACGACCACGCCGTGCTGGAGGCGCACACGGTGGGCGGGGACGACTGGACCACCCTGCCGGACGCGGGCGGCCTGAGCAGCACGGCCGTTCCCGAGGAGTGCGGGGCCGGATTCTTCGTCAACGGCCATCCGTTCCTGCGCCATTACCTCACCCTGGACGGCGGCAGCTGCACCTCCAAGGGCACCAGCGGCGCGTGGAACAGCTTCACGGGCTCCTCCGGCGGCTGGAAGCAGCTCTCCTTCGACCTGAGCGCCTACGCGGGCAAGACCGTCGAGGTCTCGCTCTCCTACATCACCGACGGAGGCTCCGGCGGCCGCGGCGTCTTCGCGGACGAGGCACGCCTGAAGGTCGGCGGCGCGGACCAGGCCGTGGAGGGGTTCGAGACCTCCCTCGGCGCCTGGACCGCCCAGGGCGCTCCTGTGGGAAGCCCTGAAGTTCCCGGCGACTGGACCCGGACCGGAGAGCTCTACAAGTCCTATGCCGCGGTCACTACGCGTGACACCGTACTGCTCGGCTTCGGCCTGGAACACCTGCCGGCCCCCGCGGACCGCGCGCTACTCGTCGGTAAGGCGCTGCGAGCGCTGAACCGCTGA
- the whiA gene encoding DNA-binding protein WhiA, with product MAMTPAVKDEISRLPVTRTCCRKAEVSAILRFAGGLHLVSGRIVIEAELDTGIAARRLRKDILEIFGHSSDLVVMAPGGLRRGSRYVVRVVAGGDQLARQTGLVDGRGRPIRGLPPQVVSGATCDAEAAWRGAFLAHGSLTEPGRSSSLEVTCPGPEAALALVGAARRLSIAAKAREVRGVDRVVVRDGDAIGALLTRLGAHESVLAWEERRMRREVRATANRLANFDDANLRRSARAAVAAGARVQRALEILGEEVPEHLAAAGRLRMEHKQASLEELGALADPPLTKDAVAGRIRRLLAMADKRAQDLGIPGTESNLDLSEEMADNMAG from the coding sequence ATGGCGATGACGCCCGCGGTGAAGGATGAGATCTCCCGCCTCCCCGTCACCCGGACCTGCTGCAGGAAGGCGGAGGTCTCGGCGATCCTTCGGTTCGCGGGCGGGCTGCACCTGGTGAGCGGCCGCATCGTCATCGAGGCGGAGCTGGACACCGGGATCGCCGCCCGCCGGCTGCGCAAGGACATCCTGGAGATCTTCGGCCACTCCTCGGACCTGGTGGTCATGGCTCCGGGCGGACTGCGCCGCGGCAGCCGCTACGTGGTCCGGGTCGTGGCCGGCGGCGACCAGCTGGCGCGCCAGACGGGCCTCGTGGACGGCCGCGGACGGCCCATCCGGGGTCTCCCGCCCCAGGTGGTCTCCGGTGCCACCTGCGACGCCGAGGCGGCCTGGCGCGGCGCCTTCCTGGCCCACGGCTCGCTGACCGAGCCGGGCCGGTCCTCCTCCCTGGAGGTCACCTGCCCCGGTCCGGAGGCCGCCCTGGCCCTGGTGGGCGCCGCCCGCAGGCTCTCCATCGCCGCCAAGGCGCGCGAGGTACGCGGAGTCGACCGGGTCGTGGTCCGTGACGGCGACGCGATCGGCGCGCTGCTGACCCGGCTCGGCGCGCACGAGTCGGTGCTGGCCTGGGAGGAGCGGCGGATGCGGCGCGAGGTGCGCGCCACCGCCAACCGCCTCGCCAACTTCGACGACGCCAACCTGCGCCGCTCGGCGCGGGCCGCGGTGGCCGCCGGAGCCCGCGTCCAGCGCGCGCTGGAGATCCTCGGCGAGGAGGTCCCCGAGCACCTCGCCGCGGCCGGCCGGCTGCGCATGGAGCACAAGCAGGCCTCCCTGGAGGAGCTCGGCGCGCTCGCCGACCCGCCGCTGACCAAGGACGCCGTCGCGGGCCGGATCCGCCGTCTGCTGGCGATGGCCGACAAGCGGGCCCAGGACCTCGGCATCCCGGGTACGGAGTCCAACCTCGACCTCAGCGAGGAGATGGCCGACAACATGGCCGGTTAG
- a CDS encoding gluconeogenesis factor YvcK family protein, translating to MTARTPRLSRLRRLAPSRGEDGARRSGRRRGTAPKVVALGGGQGLSASLAALRRITGDLTAVVTVADDGGSSGRLREELGVLPPGDLRKALAALCGDDDWGQTWARVIQHRFQSEGDLHGHAVGNLLIVALWEQLGDPVQALDLVGKLLGAQGRVLPMSAVPLELQALVRGHDPARPEDVDTVRGQATVALTPGEVLSVQVVPGDPPAVPEAVAAVLDADWVVLGPGSWFSSVIPHLLVPELLDALVETKARRVLSLNLAPQPGETEGFSPQRHLEVLARHAPKLALDVVLADEAAVPDRESLADAAKRFGAAVELAPVAREDGSPKHDPELLAAAYDRIFRMHGRIGPWR from the coding sequence GTGACCGCACGGACCCCGCGGCTGAGCCGCCTGCGCCGCCTTGCCCCCTCCCGGGGCGAGGACGGTGCACGCCGTTCCGGCCGACGGCGCGGCACCGCGCCCAAGGTGGTCGCGCTGGGCGGCGGCCAGGGCCTGTCGGCCTCCCTCGCAGCCCTGCGCCGGATCACCGGTGACCTCACCGCCGTGGTCACCGTCGCCGACGACGGCGGATCCAGCGGCCGGCTCCGGGAGGAGCTCGGCGTGCTGCCGCCCGGCGACCTGCGCAAGGCGCTGGCCGCGCTGTGCGGGGACGACGACTGGGGCCAGACCTGGGCCCGCGTCATCCAGCACCGCTTCCAGTCCGAGGGCGACCTGCACGGGCACGCCGTCGGCAACCTGCTGATCGTCGCCCTGTGGGAACAGCTCGGCGACCCCGTCCAGGCCCTCGACCTGGTCGGCAAGCTGCTCGGCGCGCAAGGCCGCGTCCTGCCGATGTCGGCCGTGCCGCTGGAGCTCCAGGCCCTGGTCAGGGGCCACGACCCGGCGCGCCCCGAGGACGTCGACACCGTCCGCGGGCAGGCCACCGTCGCCCTCACCCCCGGCGAGGTGCTCTCCGTGCAGGTCGTGCCCGGCGACCCGCCGGCCGTGCCGGAGGCCGTCGCGGCCGTCCTGGACGCCGACTGGGTGGTGCTCGGTCCGGGGTCCTGGTTCTCCTCCGTGATTCCCCACCTGCTGGTGCCGGAACTGCTGGACGCACTGGTCGAAACGAAGGCCCGCAGGGTCCTCTCGCTGAACCTCGCGCCGCAGCCCGGCGAAACAGAGGGCTTCTCTCCGCAGCGTCATTTGGAGGTTTTGGCCCGACACGCCCCTAAACTCGCCCTGGACGTGGTGCTGGCCGACGAGGCCGCCGTGCCCGACCGCGAGTCCCTGGCCGATGCCGCAAAACGGTTCGGTGCCGCGGTCGAGCTGGCGCCGGTGGCCAGGGAAGACGGCTCTCCGAAGCATGATCCGGAGCTGCTCGCCGCCGCGTACGACCGTATTTTTCGGATGCATGGAAGGATCGGCCCATGGCGATGA
- the rapZ gene encoding RNase adapter RapZ, with protein sequence MTEHETAHDRDGAQVSTGTTVEPGETAEAAIPELVIISGMSGAGRSTAAKCLEDLGWFVVDNLPPALIPTMVELGARSQGNVARIAVVVDVRGRQFFDALRESLADLDSKGVTRRIVFLESSDDALVRRFESVRRPHPLQGDGRITDGIAAERDLLRELRGDADLVIDTSSLNVHELRAKMDAQFAGDEEPELRATVMSFGYKYGLPVDADLVVDCRFIPNPHWVPELRPFTGLNEEVSGYVFSQPGAKEFLDRYTELLQLIATGYRREGKRYVTIAVGCTGGKHRSVAMSEKLAARLASEGVETVVVHRDMGRE encoded by the coding sequence ATGACCGAGCACGAGACCGCGCACGACCGAGACGGAGCACAGGTGAGTACGGGCACGACAGTGGAGCCCGGCGAGACCGCCGAGGCGGCCATCCCCGAGCTGGTGATCATCTCCGGCATGTCCGGGGCCGGCCGCAGTACGGCGGCCAAGTGTCTGGAGGACCTCGGCTGGTTCGTCGTCGACAACCTTCCGCCCGCGCTGATCCCCACCATGGTGGAGCTCGGCGCCCGCTCCCAGGGCAACGTGGCGCGCATCGCCGTCGTCGTCGACGTCCGCGGCCGCCAGTTCTTCGACGCCCTGCGCGAGTCCCTCGCCGACCTCGACAGCAAGGGCGTCACCCGCCGCATCGTCTTCCTGGAGTCCTCCGACGACGCGCTGGTCCGCCGCTTCGAATCGGTCCGCCGCCCGCACCCGCTCCAGGGCGACGGGCGCATCACCGACGGCATCGCCGCCGAGCGCGACCTGCTGCGCGAGCTGCGCGGCGACGCCGACCTGGTGATCGACACCTCCAGCCTGAACGTGCACGAGCTGCGCGCCAAGATGGACGCGCAGTTCGCCGGGGACGAGGAGCCCGAGCTGCGGGCCACCGTCATGTCCTTCGGCTACAAGTACGGCCTCCCCGTCGACGCCGACCTCGTCGTCGACTGCCGCTTCATCCCCAACCCGCACTGGGTGCCGGAGCTGCGCCCCTTCACCGGGCTCAACGAGGAGGTGTCGGGGTACGTCTTCAGCCAGCCCGGCGCCAAGGAGTTCCTCGACCGCTACACCGAGCTGCTCCAGCTCATCGCCACCGGCTACCGCCGCGAGGGCAAGAGGTACGTGACCATCGCGGTCGGGTGCACGGGCGGCAAGCACCGCAGCGTGGCCATGTCCGAGAAGCTCGCCGCCCGCCTCGCCTCCGAGGGAGTCGAGACCGTCGTAGTCCACCGGGACATGGGGCGCGAGTGA
- the uvrC gene encoding excinuclease ABC subunit UvrC, which yields MADPSSYRPKPGQIPDSPGVYRFRDEHRRVIYVGKAKSLRQRLASYFQDLAGLHPRTATMVTTAASVEWTVVSTEVEALQLEYSWIKEYDPRFNVKYRDDKSYPSLAVTLDEEYPRVQVMRGPKKKGVRYFGPYGHAWAIRETVDLMLRVFPVRTCSAGVFKRSAQIGRPCLLGYIGKCSAPCVGRVTPEEHRELAEDFCDFMAGRTGTYLSRLEQEMHEAAEEMEYEKAARLRDDIGALRRAMEKNAVVLADATDADLIAVAEDELEAAVQIFHVRGGRVRGQRGWVTDKVEAVDTAGLVEHALQQLYGEEKGEAVPKEVLVPALPEDTPTLSQWLAERRGSQVSLRIPQRGDKKALMETVHRNAQQSLALHKTKRASDLTTRSRALEEIAEALELDSAPLRIECFDISHLQGDDVVASMVVFEDGLARKSEYRRFQIKSFEGQDDVRSMHEVVSRRFRRYLQEKLKTGEWEPEEGDGASPDEDGRPRRFAYPPQLVVVDGGQPQVAAAKRALEELGVDDVAVCGLAKRLEEVWLPGEDDPVVLPRTSEGLYLLQRVRDEAHRFAIQYQRNKRGKRLKAGPLDEVPGLGETRKQALVKHFGSVKKLRQATIDQICEVPGIGRKTAETVAAALARAVPAGPAVNTATGEIIEDENPAPAGGGSSQR from the coding sequence ATGGCCGACCCTTCCAGCTACCGCCCCAAGCCGGGACAGATCCCCGACTCCCCGGGGGTCTACAGATTCCGCGACGAGCACCGCCGGGTGATCTACGTCGGGAAGGCCAAGAGCCTGCGCCAGCGCCTGGCCAGTTACTTCCAGGACCTCGCCGGGCTGCACCCCCGTACCGCCACCATGGTGACCACCGCCGCCTCCGTCGAGTGGACGGTCGTCTCCACCGAGGTCGAGGCGCTCCAACTGGAGTACTCCTGGATCAAGGAGTACGACCCGCGGTTCAACGTCAAGTACCGCGACGACAAGAGCTACCCCTCCCTCGCCGTCACCCTCGACGAGGAGTACCCGCGGGTCCAGGTCATGCGCGGGCCGAAGAAGAAGGGCGTGCGCTACTTCGGTCCGTACGGGCACGCCTGGGCCATCCGCGAGACCGTCGACCTGATGCTCCGCGTGTTCCCGGTACGGACCTGCTCCGCGGGAGTGTTCAAGCGCTCCGCGCAGATCGGCCGGCCCTGCCTGCTCGGCTACATCGGCAAGTGCTCCGCGCCCTGCGTCGGCCGGGTCACCCCCGAGGAGCACCGCGAACTGGCCGAGGACTTCTGCGACTTCATGGCCGGCCGGACCGGGACGTACCTCTCCCGCCTGGAGCAGGAGATGCACGAGGCCGCCGAGGAGATGGAGTACGAGAAGGCTGCCCGGCTGCGCGACGACATCGGGGCGCTGCGCCGCGCCATGGAGAAGAATGCGGTCGTCCTCGCCGACGCCACCGACGCCGACCTCATCGCGGTCGCCGAGGACGAGCTCGAAGCCGCCGTGCAGATCTTCCACGTACGCGGCGGCAGGGTCCGCGGCCAGCGCGGCTGGGTCACCGACAAGGTCGAGGCCGTCGACACCGCCGGACTCGTCGAGCACGCCCTCCAGCAGCTGTACGGGGAGGAGAAGGGCGAGGCCGTCCCCAAGGAGGTGCTCGTCCCGGCGCTCCCCGAGGACACGCCCACGCTGAGCCAGTGGCTCGCCGAGCGGCGCGGGTCGCAGGTCAGCCTGCGCATACCGCAGCGCGGCGACAAGAAGGCCCTCATGGAGACCGTCCACCGCAACGCGCAGCAGTCCCTCGCCCTGCACAAGACCAAGCGCGCCAGCGACCTGACCACCCGCTCCCGGGCCCTGGAGGAGATCGCCGAGGCCCTGGAGCTGGACAGCGCGCCGCTGCGCATCGAGTGCTTCGACATCTCGCACCTCCAGGGCGACGACGTGGTCGCCTCCATGGTCGTCTTCGAGGACGGGCTGGCGAGGAAGAGCGAGTACCGGCGCTTCCAGATCAAATCCTTCGAGGGGCAGGACGACGTCCGCTCCATGCACGAGGTCGTCTCCCGGCGCTTCCGCCGCTACCTCCAGGAGAAGCTGAAGACCGGGGAGTGGGAACCGGAGGAGGGCGACGGCGCGTCGCCCGACGAGGACGGGCGGCCCAGGCGCTTCGCGTACCCGCCGCAGCTCGTCGTGGTCGACGGCGGGCAGCCGCAGGTCGCCGCCGCCAAGCGGGCCCTGGAGGAGCTCGGGGTCGACGACGTGGCCGTGTGCGGCCTGGCCAAGCGGCTGGAGGAGGTCTGGCTGCCCGGCGAGGACGACCCGGTGGTGCTGCCCCGCACCAGCGAGGGCCTCTACCTGCTCCAGCGGGTACGTGACGAAGCCCACCGGTTCGCCATCCAGTACCAGCGCAACAAGCGCGGAAAGCGGCTCAAGGCGGGCCCGCTGGACGAGGTGCCCGGGCTGGGCGAGACGCGCAAGCAGGCCCTGGTCAAACACTTCGGTTCGGTGAAGAAGCTGAGACAGGCGACAATCGACCAGATCTGCGAGGTCCCCGGCATAGGCCGCAAGACGGCGGAGACCGTGGCCGCGGCCCTCGCCCGGGCGGTTCCCGCTGGTCCTGCCGTCAACACGGCCACAGGAGAGATCATTGAGGATGAGAACCCCGCCCCCGCGGGCGGGGGCTCCTCCCAGCGGTAG
- a CDS encoding papain-like cysteine protease family protein — MRNRIRRHSPAAVISALLLALSLGAGTAAAADTTAAGTSAAAGTAAAPAESAALAYKRLNITMQAQEKTNWCWAAGGNTIATWFGRNYSQNQFCNAAFNRQQGYDCPNNQATLGNVQTGLRWAGISPGSYVTGWLQYSTVQTEINANRPIETRIQWSGGGGHMHVIYGYDTASSWVYWGDPWPSSDRYNWASHAWYVDNSTFSWTHSLYRIGA, encoded by the coding sequence ATGCGCAACAGAATCCGGCGGCATTCCCCAGCCGCCGTCATCTCCGCCCTGCTCCTCGCCCTGTCCCTCGGTGCCGGCACCGCCGCCGCCGCCGATACCACCGCTGCCGGTACCAGCGCCGCCGCCGGTACCGCCGCCGCCCCGGCCGAAAGCGCCGCCCTCGCGTACAAGCGCCTGAACATCACCATGCAGGCGCAGGAGAAGACCAACTGGTGCTGGGCCGCGGGCGGCAACACCATCGCCACCTGGTTCGGCCGCAACTACAGCCAGAACCAGTTCTGCAATGCCGCCTTCAACCGCCAGCAGGGCTACGACTGCCCCAACAACCAGGCCACCCTCGGCAACGTCCAGACCGGGCTGCGCTGGGCGGGCATCAGCCCCGGCTCGTACGTGACCGGCTGGCTCCAGTACTCCACCGTCCAGACCGAGATCAACGCCAACCGGCCGATCGAGACCCGGATCCAGTGGTCGGGCGGAGGTGGCCACATGCACGTGATCTACGGCTACGACACCGCCAGCAGCTGGGTCTACTGGGGCGACCCGTGGCCCTCAAGCGACCGCTACAACTGGGCCTCGCACGCCTGGTACGTGGACAACAGCACCTTCTCCTGGACCCACTCCCTCTACCGGATCGGGGCGTGA
- a CDS encoding Rieske (2Fe-2S) protein yields the protein MSVSPSPARRTVLRGAAALAGAAGAGAALAACSTESRTGGNTPATPTAPVELGAAAEVPVGGAKLYRERKLIVSCPAEGEYKAFSAQCTHAGCVLDKIVEGEGNCPCHGSRFDVATGKVLRGPATDPLPAVPVKAENGKLVAG from the coding sequence ATGTCCGTGTCGCCGTCCCCCGCCCGCCGTACCGTGCTCAGGGGCGCCGCCGCGCTCGCGGGAGCGGCCGGCGCCGGAGCGGCACTCGCGGCCTGCTCCACCGAGAGCCGTACCGGCGGGAACACTCCCGCGACGCCCACCGCCCCGGTGGAGCTGGGAGCCGCGGCCGAGGTCCCGGTCGGCGGGGCGAAACTGTACCGGGAGCGGAAGCTGATCGTCAGCTGCCCGGCGGAGGGCGAATACAAGGCGTTCAGCGCCCAGTGCACGCACGCCGGCTGCGTACTGGACAAGATCGTCGAAGGTGAGGGCAACTGCCCCTGCCACGGCAGCCGCTTCGACGTGGCGACCGGCAAGGTGCTGCGCGGCCCGGCCACCGACCCGCTGCCCGCGGTCCCCGTCAAGGCGGAGAACGGCAAGCTCGTCGCGGGCTGA
- a CDS encoding carbohydrate kinase family protein yields MIVVGGEALIDLVPVARPPGALLPRPGGGPYNTALALGRLGAEVAFCSRVSADGFGENLLTGLRAAGVDLSLVQRGPEPTTLAVPSLAPDGSASYGFYVEGTADRLFTLPPTLPASVRALALGTCSLVLEPGASAYETLLRRESRRGLLTLLDPNIRPALIADPAAYRARFLTGLLPYASVLKLSEEDAFWLGGRPRDWLAAGPSAVVLTRGAAGLTVWTREGAEHSVAARRVTVADTIGAGDTVNAALLHRLSDARDRAVDWPDVLAYAAHAAALTCTRAGAEPPYAAEL; encoded by the coding sequence GTGATCGTCGTCGGCGGAGAAGCCCTCATCGACCTGGTGCCCGTGGCACGGCCGCCGGGCGCCCTGCTGCCCCGGCCGGGCGGCGGACCGTACAACACCGCTCTCGCGCTCGGCCGCCTCGGCGCCGAGGTGGCCTTCTGCTCCCGGGTCTCGGCCGACGGCTTCGGCGAGAACCTGCTGACCGGGCTGCGGGCGGCCGGCGTGGACCTGTCGCTCGTGCAGCGCGGGCCGGAGCCGACCACCCTCGCCGTGCCCTCGCTGGCCCCGGACGGCTCGGCCTCGTACGGCTTCTACGTCGAGGGCACCGCGGACCGGCTGTTCACCCTGCCGCCCACCCTCCCGGCCTCCGTACGGGCCCTCGCGCTCGGGACCTGCTCGCTCGTGCTGGAGCCGGGCGCGAGCGCGTACGAGACCCTGCTGCGCCGGGAGTCGCGGCGCGGGCTGCTGACCCTGCTGGACCCCAACATCCGGCCGGCGCTGATCGCGGATCCGGCGGCCTACCGCGCCCGGTTCCTGACCGGGCTGCTGCCGTACGCGTCCGTCCTCAAACTGTCGGAGGAGGACGCCTTCTGGCTGGGGGGCCGGCCCCGCGACTGGCTGGCGGCGGGGCCGTCGGCCGTGGTCCTGACCCGGGGCGCGGCGGGGCTGACGGTCTGGACGCGGGAGGGCGCGGAGCACTCGGTGGCGGCCCGCCGGGTCACGGTGGCGGACACGATCGGGGCGGGCGACACCGTCAACGCCGCTCTGCTGCACCGGCTCTCAGATGCGCGGGACCGCGCGGTGGACTGGCCCGACGTGCTGGCCTACGCCGCGCACGCGGCGGCCTTGACCTGCACGCGGGCGGGCGCGGAGCCGCCGTACGCGGCGGAGCTGTAG
- a CDS encoding TetR/AcrR family transcriptional regulator — protein MLTSKSSRPTPERLLDAAETLMRTSGLANATTKAIAREAGCSEAALYKHFANKEELFVRVLMERTPNAGPLMTALLAEPGEGAVGQGAEEGSEGGVEEGLAAIARHASLFYADAMPMAASLFADPVLLTRHREGVRKIGAGPHVILNALAGRLRRELDAGRLRPDADPRAAASLLLGACFQRAFFLHFSGADVVQPVEEFAPAVARTVWAALR, from the coding sequence ATGCTCACCTCAAAGTCAAGCCGCCCCACCCCCGAGCGGCTCCTCGACGCCGCCGAGACCCTGATGCGCACCAGTGGACTGGCGAATGCCACCACCAAGGCCATCGCCCGCGAGGCCGGCTGCTCCGAGGCCGCGCTCTACAAGCACTTCGCGAACAAGGAAGAGCTGTTCGTGCGGGTGCTGATGGAGCGCACGCCCAACGCGGGCCCGCTCATGACCGCCCTGCTCGCCGAGCCGGGAGAGGGCGCGGTCGGGCAGGGAGCCGAGGAGGGATCCGAGGGAGGGGTCGAAGAGGGGCTCGCCGCCATCGCCCGGCACGCCTCGCTCTTCTACGCCGACGCGATGCCCATGGCCGCCTCGCTCTTCGCCGACCCCGTCCTGCTCACCCGCCACCGCGAGGGCGTGCGGAAGATCGGCGCCGGGCCGCACGTGATCCTCAACGCCCTGGCCGGGCGGCTGCGGCGCGAGCTCGACGCCGGACGGCTGCGCCCCGACGCCGATCCGCGGGCCGCCGCGTCCCTGCTGCTCGGCGCCTGCTTCCAGCGGGCCTTCTTCCTGCACTTCTCCGGTGCGGACGTGGTCCAGCCGGTGGAGGAGTTCGCCCCCGCCGTGGCCCGGACGGTCTGGGCCGCACTGCGCTGA